GGAACTCCAGCGAGGCCATAAGGCAATTCAAAAAAATCCACTACAATGGAGGCGACGAACCGAGCCGTCCTGATTTTGTCACGTTGTTGGCGATACTTCATGCCTGCTCGGAAATGTCATCAGCTCAGCTAGGTCAAATGTTCCATGGATACATAACCAAAACAGGATTGGTTCGTGATATTTTCATGCAGAACTCTCTAATTGACATGTATGGAAGGACAGGTAGATTAGATTTAGCAAAGAGTGTCTTCCAGGACATGCAAATTAAGGATCTACCTTCCTATAATTCTCTGATCATGGCGCTGGGAATCAATGGAGATGGTCTATCTGCTGTTAGGGCATTCGACAAGTTGAAGGAACTGCAAACAATCCAACCAAATGGAGTTACATTCATCAACGTTCTTTCAGCATGCGCCCATGCAGGAATGGTTGAAGAAGGGCTCGGAATTTTCTACTCCATGAAAAGAGAATATGGTGTCGAGCCAAGCATAGAACACTTTGCCTGTGTGGTTGACCTGTTGGCAAGATCAGGCAAACTCGAAGAAGCTCTAGCCTTCGTCAAGGCCATGCCCACAGTGCCTGGACCTGCAGTCTGGGGGGCTCTTTTGGGTGCTTGTGCAATTCATAGCCGCATTGACGTGGCTGAAGAATCAGCGAAATGGCTCTCGCTTTTGGACCCACAGGGAAAAGCCTGGAGGGTTGGCATGTCGAATGTCTATGCGAGCGTAGGTCAATGGGAGGACTCGTGGAAGGTGAGAGCTGAGCTGGAGCAATTAGATGGGAAGGAGGAGGCATGGAGCAGTGTGGCTGTCCGAGGGGATGATGTGAAGTTCATGGTTAATGACACGAAGCATCCGCAGAGTAGGAGTATATATGAAGTGTTAGCAACGCTCACAAACCACATCAAATTGTAGGAATGTTGTCTGATCACTGAGATGGCGCAGCTCCTGATCGTGGTTGACCATGTACACTGTATAGATCCATAGGCCGCTACCAGTGTCTTCGAAAAGAACTcatgttttgttctttttgcagtgaagaagatgatggaattaatcaatcaatcagAGAGCAACCGTTACTGCTGTTCAACCGCCTAGGGAGGCTGACGCCCTTCAATTCCCTAGTAATTCACCATCTCAATCCCCCTTCCGGCACGACCTGCTTCTCGGTGGAGCATCGACCGGTTCAACTGCACGATGCTACCCCCGCTCTTCAGGTGGGCTCATTGCAATTCTGGAGCTTGATGGTTTAACTAAACGCAGGGGGCCTCTTAACATTGTATATTGGAATTTCATGGGTCGGTGCCAGCAACAATCTGCGCACTATTTTCGCCCTCGATGTAATTGGTGGTAATGTTCCCTGCGATGCTACTAGGTAACGGTTCGTTCGTTCAATTGACGCTATGTGCTGATTTTGTGTCGACCGTGGACGTTTTTCTTTGACTGGGTTCGACATAAACCATGTACAGATCGAACTCGGGCAGGTTCTTGAATGAATCTCTTTCCAGCCACGTTGTCGGTGCCTTTATAGCTCCTATGGTTGTCGTTTCATCTCATTTTATCATTGCATCACACGCTGATTACTGTATCGTTCACTAGAAAACAAGTATAGCAGCCGCCCCACCATAAGACAAACCACTAGTCTCActattcttgttcttgttcgACAACAGAAAAACTGGTTTGCATCGTATTTTTTGGATCTAATGCTTCATAGAAAATGCAAGGAATTTACCAGTTTCTAGCTCAAATCTTATAATAAGAATCACTAAGACGGAGGTGAAGCGTTCAATTTCCTAGACATAGTGAAAAGTTCAAGAGGCCATTAACGTAAAAAACAAGTGCCAACCAAAGGTTCCAGCAAAACCCAACTGCAATAATTAAGAATACTATAACAATAGAAAAGCAAGACCCcattctcaaaaattcaatttgtcAGAACAAAAGCAGTGCTTAATCCGCTAATAACAGATAAACAACTCTCAGGGACTAGAGCTGACATGCTGCAACCAACTGCAGGGTGCCGCATGTCATGCCCTTCTTACAACTGGACAGCTGAAGCTACTAGCCATGAACCGTTCAAGGAAGGTTTGAGCTAGCCGGTCCAGCACCATAGCCACCACCTCCCCGTCCAAAGCCTGGTCTTCCACCAGGACCACCCTGCATGACAGAACTTGATTGTTATATTGGCCAAGAAAGATTAATCGTGATTGTATAAGAGAATTCTCTACTGCAACCAGTAAGGACGGTCCAATTGCTAATGGCAAGATTCTGGCACCATAAATCTAATGGAAGTAGTCAAGTTATCTTTCCCTCATTCACTCAAGTTAGTGGTGCAACACTAAAGTTGGAAAAGAGCTGGACAAACAAAAATGAATCATCTGCCTAATAACTCTTTCGGTAAGAAGTTTAACCTAATCATAATTGTAAATATAGAAATAATTGATTTGAGATGCATCCCTTGCGCATCCCCAAGTCAAAAGCAAATAAACTCATTAATCAACTTAGTCCAATTTTTCATTCTAATGAATACAGAACCTTAGCTATGAAGTATGCAATAGATGGCTTGTCCtagaaatcattttcatgtaatgGCGAGATTCTATACCGTCTTAACAGTAAGGAACTCACCAATAAAGTCATCGCAACTTCGTACAACTTAGCAAAACAATCActtatcacttaaaataatgaCAGTATGACTAGTAGGAGATTGGTATATTACCCCGAAGGAAGGCCTGTAGTCAGCAGGAGCTCCTCCTTTGTCACCGAAGTCACCACCAGGTCCACGGGGACCACTACGGTAGCCCTCACGGTCACCAAACCTCCGTTCTCCTCCCTCATAGCGAGGTGGGCCACTGTTCAACATTACAAAACTTAGGATAAGGAACAGGCTATGAACCGCAGGAATATAAACCCTGTTATATATACTGTATCAACACGATCAATATTGAAACTCGAGACATGCATCTAAAATAACAATTACCGTGGGCGATCACCAGGTGGGCCACCCATGGGCCTACCAGCCGGTTTGGCCTGTTTCTTCAAAGTGGCAGGGACAATTTCCGAAGGGAGATTCAAGTAAGTCCTCAGGAACTCGATCCCATCGTTCGTAAGGTACCAGTAATAGTGCATCCAAGCAAAGGTCTCCCTCACGTACTCCTTCGACTTAAAACTCTGCATCAGCTTAATCACCTGCAAGTTCGGGACATCGATTTCCGGGTGTTTCGCAAGATTGTAGTCCTTCTTGGCAAAGCAAACTCCCTCTATaggaacaatgaaaatattcaacaaAACCAACTAAAGACAGAACAAGCCAGAATTAATGGGCTTCATGCTAAAGAGCAAAGATGCATCTAGATCTTAATTTTTTGTTGTACTGAGAGAACAACTGAGCACAAGCAATGGTGGTGTACAAATTCGTGCCAATATGCGGCACGAATGCAAGTCTAAAAGTATATTGAGAACGAAAGCACGACTACCAGAACACAAAGCATAGATAGAAATAAGCACGCCAAATTACTTCGAGCTCATATTGCCACTGAATCGAAATGGATCGGAAAAAGGGTCAAGGTAATAGAGAAAGGAGTGACCTTGGAAGAGGTACTTGGAGATCTCACGGCGGTTCTTCTCTGGAATAATCTGAGGCGAAGGGACAAAAAAATGAACTTGTCAGCGCAATTCAACCCGCGAATGAGGACAAAAAAGAACTACTTTCTCCCACTGATGCTCGAGCTATGAAAACTTCAAGACTGTTCATCCTCTAGCGCCCTCTATTTAGTCGATCAGCTACAAACCCAATCAGCTGAGAGCATCGACTCCGCACACACACAaggacggagagagagagagagaggcttacCATGGCTGCGATGAAGAGGAGACGACGGCtaatcggcggcggcggcggcggcaacaagCAGAAACGCTCGGCTCCTTGGGAAATTCCTGACTTGCTTGTTGCAGTAAACCCTAGAATCAGCCATGGGCGGTGTTTTATAGCAGTGCTGCGACGGCAGTAGGTATTGGGccgtctctctctccattgGGCCGAAAGCGAAGCTCAGACCATTTATTTCAATTTGTTATTACCGGAATGGTTTTCACTCCACGGCccaaaaaatcttgaaatttcgacattttttttggtcgaaaaaaaaaaatcacggattttaaaaatattttcttaaaattgaatgagaaaaaataatttcattatcaaCAGAATTCTTTAGGCATAGAccgttgttgataatgaaaatgttttccctgtttgaattttttccaaacgACACGAACAATCGGGTTTATGAGGGATGTTTCCTCAAATCCTTTCGTTTTTTAGACTAGATTGACGGTCATCTTACAAGTCATTAAAAGGCCATTGCCTTAATGATGTTCTCCTGACTTAAAGATTCcatttgtttcaagaaaaataaataattttacaaataattttttaaaaatgatgttTGTATCAttcgaaataattagttaattaaaaacGTTTCCAATATCGACAAATATTCGTGTTTAAACATTTtcgtaaatgatgaaaaaaatttgtcatcCATTTATTCTTATATacgatataaaaaattatttttaggaatatatttttcaaatcattcgaaCGAAGCATAAGAAAGAACAACAATCAATAATCCGAATTTTAGAGCCTGttttatgaaattgaaaattaactgttgaaaatctaaatattgaattttttaataagaaTGATAGTAAGTGCTGAAAATAGAATTGAAAATTTCGATAGCCTgtaataatcaaaattttgatAGCCTGAATATTATTATTCATTTACTAAACATAGGAAAACAACCTCGTTGGTATATTTCACCCATGTACTCAGCAAGACTTTGATTGTCATCCGCTATTTTTCCACTGAAGGACCTTAAAAAGTCATTCCCTTACTTACACATATTAAATGGATTTCAGacttaaattattcaatttaaGTGACGTTATTTAACATTATCAAACAAGCTCAATCTTCTTAAGTGTTGAATTGTTAGCTTTTAAGCACTTGTTTGGGTCATCAAGTGAGCATTTAGACTTACGTGAGTGACGGACTCAGTCAGCGAGGCGGTTGATGTTTCGCCGATGCCTTAAACTGAACATTATATTAACTAGTGAGGTAACCTCAAATCCTGTCCCAACCATTTCTTTtccgaggcaaaaaaaaaaaaaaaaattacgaaatgaCATCGCAAGGGTTATGCCACTAGAGAGACATTTCCAACCCAGTTTTGTTTAAAGTTGCTGAA
This sequence is a window from Rhodamnia argentea isolate NSW1041297 chromosome 3, ASM2092103v1, whole genome shotgun sequence. Protein-coding genes within it:
- the LOC115746428 gene encoding 40S ribosomal protein S10-1-like, whose product is MIIPEKNRREISKYLFQEGVCFAKKDYNLAKHPEIDVPNLQVIKLMQSFKSKEYVRETFAWMHYYWYLTNDGIEFLRTYLNLPSEIVPATLKKQAKPAGRPMGGPPGDRPRGPPRYEGGERRFGDREGYRSGPRGPGGDFGDKGGAPADYRPSFGGGPGGRPGFGRGGGGYGAGPASSNLP